Part of the Cydia pomonella isolate Wapato2018A chromosome 5, ilCydPomo1, whole genome shotgun sequence genome is shown below.
AGTGAAAACTCGGCTGGACGGTTTTAGAGACTGCTTGAAATATTGAAATtgatgtttacaaaatatagatAACATTTGCTAACCTTAATATGTACAcggtgtaacaaaaaaaaagcttaagggcatattcagtaACATGATCTGACTAGGAAAACAGAAGAGATTTTTTTtgacacgaaaaaaaatttttgtccTATGGGGGTAGGTGGTCGTCCAAGTCGGTCAACCCTACATATAAaggccaaaaaaaaatttcttttaCTTTTCCTACTCAGAACACGATACCATTCTTTTTactcttacacaaattgactaagccccacagtaagctcaagaaggcttgtgggTAATCAGACAaccatatatttaatatacaaatacttaaatacatagaaaacacccatgactcaggaacaaatatctgtgctcatcacacaaataaatgcccttaccgggattcgaacccaggaccatcggcgtcataggcagtcactacccactaggccagaccggttgtctcTTAAAACGCCCTTATACCGGATGTTTCCTGTAACatgagcaataaattaaactgtaggctgtactcctcaaactcaccaacatttgttcaattttactacacattgaagttaattctaaaacgcaatgtattgagaattgtgttacgtttaaagcgtggcAAGCAACGTcgaacacactgatgtcagtgtacattgaaaataatattaaatttgtatgaaaaagataaaccctaaataattcataattttttaaagttgttaatcaaaagttatattattttaggagtacaatatatggttatttatttgctcgtgttacaggaaaaacccggtataatataatatgccCTCTTAAATCCTCACTATTTTAGGTACAAACAGTTGTATACCcgtattaaaatagtacattacgatacaagtgcgaaaaataggaaattcgaaacgagtggcgataaattaaaacacgaccgaagggagtgttttaaatcgacacgagttgcgaattacctattcgcacatgtatcgtacaacgttttacagtacatatggccctttaaatgttcgacacagtaacataatatgctacttctcgcactagtgctataaagtagccccatatgtactgtaaataaaaacatacagaaTAATTCTAAAATAAGCAACGTCAAACAGAAAGCAAGGAGTCTGGCACTCTGGCACAGTAACACGATCTTAAGTAGGTGCTGATATTTCATTTAAACAACtagtaaacattatttaaagatattgatatttattaacccttttccaggcatagtacgatttatcgaccacatacgcgccattagaatttcaacttcagcattccgatttaaggttcaaattagattacactttcaggaaatgttacttgtcttcaaagctgtattaattggaatatatttggattttttgtgaaaaccttgtagattagTGCGGGAAAACGGTTAAACACAAAGTACCAACCAACTTAAATGAGATAGATAAGAATGTGTCACTCATACAGACTTGGAATTGGGGATTCCCCAACTGGGGAAAAATACCTTTAATTCTCAGACGACCGCAGGCATATCGAAAATAGCGCGAAATATTCCTATTCAACGTGTAAGCTATATGGTTAATCCTTTATCATTTGAACACTATACTCCTACGCCAAATAAAAAGGaatctaacaaaataataagTCTTCTATTCACTGACATTGATGTTTGGGTGCTTTTTGCTAACGCTGCCCGTTATCATTTGCATGcgaatttaatgtttttatcacCGGTTTTTATGTCCGGCTGTATAATTTTAGGCACGTTCGCTTATTGTTGTGGGTGGCGTCGGGGTTCTGTATCGAGTCAGTCTCCAGCTAACTCTGGGGGTCCTGTATAGCATCAGTCTCAAGCTTGCACACACTTTGCAAGCGACAGTGTAGGAGCGGTGCGAAAACGTCCAATTCCCATGGAAATTTGAATTTGAAGTAGGGCGTCCGCTAgatggcgcggttgcacggagcgggtgagcgggttaacgaaaaatagcatgagcaacgctaactggcgcgaaCGCCGTTATGCTGACACTGTCTCACTTTGTCGCTGCCAAGATGCAAACTTAGATTGGGACTAGGGTGACCAGATTTCCCATATTTTACGGGTTGTCCCGTATTTCAGGCACGAACTTTTCATTTTCCCGTAATCTGGCGGCACTAATACGGGGCAGTACATTGTCCCgtaatttaatgataataattacctgttcgaacaatatttattttcacacaCACAGCGGTTATTTAGTAACTAAATATTAGTTGATCATTTCACATTTTCCaaataatgtacaaattgtggtgtttattaatatttattattgttttaagggTATTTCATTGGGAAAGGCAGAATTTTGCCTGTATATGTTATTTAGTAGATTAATGTACATTTTCTTATCCCAATAATTAGCAAATTGTTGATTTATGCTTGTTTTAAGGgtaattgataaataaaatcaaaatttatatgtACAGGTTATttagttgatttttttttcatattttacttcccagataatataaaaatcgttgtgttttataatatttaatattgtttttttagtcATTCATTAAGAAATTTAGCAATTGTATTGGTTATGCCATATATTTCTCTGCACCAATTGGGTTAATTCCACGAAattgtaacgtcagttaccaattctttcgtgtgttcttacattaattaagcaaatttaagtctGTAGGGCTACGCTAGACATACAGGTTCTTAATGAATgactaaaaaacaatattaaatatcataaaacacaacgatttttatattatctgggaagtaaaatgtgaaaaaaaaaatcaactaaATAACCTGTACATATAAACCTAACATGTTCGAGCCGCACCGTAGtgtgaacaaaataaatatccagACATGTATACTTGACAATACAGTTACCTTTTCTGAATGTTCGACAGTCGTTGAATCGAGCATTGTAATAACTTAGCGATTCTATTATCGGATATAATAGTATTGATGGGAATCCAAGCGTCTGAATGTTTAATTAGACGGCTTTATACGCGGCGGTTACATGCGAGCCGCGACCTTGCATGCGCCGCTATTCGCACAACTGCCCAATGTGGATCTTAGCTCGTTGCAATACGGTTTACGAATGGGCAGTAGGCAACGGTGCCGTGGGGAACAGCTataattactttactttttagCTATCGTACTAACCTATATCGTTCGTTTTCGTACTTGAAACTGTTATAGGTGTGCGTGAAAATAATCtgaaattgtgtttatttatttttcttccaGCTTTGGGTCTTTATTTTGACACATTGCCGTAAAGCGTTTGAGTATATTTTTTGCCACGTTAAACACGATAGTAATTTTGATCGTTTTGGGTTATCTACTCGTATAGTTCCCACGCTAGCGCACTGCAGATTGGAACCTTTGAATTTCTCACGATGCTTTCTTTCTCCAACGGGCTcggatatataaatatcaaattatattttacctTTCCTTTAAGTTAATTACAggctttttataattttccgTGTTAGTCAGTATGCAAGTCTGTGTGGATCCAATATTGAAGTTAAATTAGAATCACTTGCTGACAATATTGGgcttatacaggatgtttatttaatcacctacaataatttatggggtgaatatataggttatactgagtaacttttgtTGGTACCTTAGTAAAAGTCCGAAATCGAGATATAGTACATTACCTTGCCATTTTACGTTATCTCTTAGTTCTATTAAATTTGTGGCTCTTTAGTACATTACCTTAAGTTGACCCCTAGGAAACTATTGATACTGGATAGGAATGAAATCGATtggcataaaaataaaagttatcattttcatacaaatagtATGGGAAAAGTTTTCCCCATTTATGGCTTTTctagccatttttttttgttccatacAAGCTTTTGATCCTCGATAGGAATGGGATCGATtggcataaaaaaaagtttgtcaaaaatgACCTTTTTCTCGCATCGTATACGTTTTTTCTATAATCTGTAAACGCCAATCTTCATTAATTTGAAATCGATGGAAGGTCTTCTAAGACCGTATTCGCAGCACGAGATCTGATAGCTGCCTTCACTGTCCCATTAAGAAATTCCACCCTACAAAATGTTAAACAAAAAATCTTATCAACCCTTTTCATTGCAGGACACATTCGGGCGCGCGCGCAACTGGGTCAAAGAGCTGCAGCGGCAGGCGTCGCCGTCGATAGTGATCGCGCTCGCCGGCAACAAGAGCGACCTGGCCGCCAAGCGCATGGTCGAGTTCGAGGAGGCCCAGGCCTACGCTGATGAGAACGGCTTGTTGTTTATGGAGACCAGCGCCAAAACCGCCATGAACGTTAACGATATTTTCCTAGCGATCGGTAAGTGACTACTGAACTTATTGGGTTAGAGTTGTGATGATCGGGTGTCGAGATCGAAGTCCAAGTGTATGTTGACGAGAACGGGCTGCTGTCCGTGGAAACCAGTGTCAAGACCGGATTTAACGTCAATGACATATTCCTAGCGATCGGTAAATCCAGCTGAACTGTCGGTTTAGAGGTGTAATGGTCGAGTTCGAAGAGGCCCAAGCGTATGCTGACGAGAACGGCCTGCTCTTCATGGAGTCCATCGCCAAGACCGTTTTCAAACGTCAGCGACATATTCCTAAAGATCGCCAAGTGTGCTGAGTGTGCGCGGCAGCGACCAAAGGTGTGTCTCAACCTTATGCCAGCAGACTTGGAGTATCGCATATTCCTAGCGATCGGTGGTATATAGAGATATACAGAGTGCTGGTCAGTAATGGTCATTGTCACCAAGTGTATGGTCGAGTTCAAAAGGCTAAAGTCGATTCAGAGTATAATCAAAAGTAAAGTTGGAAGTTTCCGAGACTTTTACTTAAGACACTCAACAGAAAACCCAAAACTTTTTTGAAATTGGGAGATTGAACcgtataattaaatgtaaataactcCGTTTCAGCGAACAAGTTACCAAAGAGTgaaggcggcggcggcgcggcggcgggcggcgcgcggcgcctCAACGACGGCGAGCAGCCGCGCGCCTCCTCCTGCTGCAAGTGATACACGGGGCAGGTGCGTACACTCGCTAGTGCTGCCTGCTGCAAGTGATACACGGGGCAGGTGCGTACACTCGCTAGTGCTGTCTGCTGCAAGTGATACACGGGGCAGGTGCGTACACTCGCTAGTGCTGCCTGCTGCAAGTGATACACGGGGCAGGTGCGTACACTCGCTAGTGCTGTCTGCTGCGAGTGATACACGGGGCAGGTGCGTACACTCGCTAGTGCTGCCTGCTGCAAGTGATACACGGGGCAGGTGCGTACACTCGCTAGTGCTGGCTGCTGCTAGTGATACACGGGGCAGGTGCGTACACTCGCTAGTGCTGCCTGCTGCAAGTGATACACGGGGCAGGTGCGTACACTCGCTAGTGCTGCCTGCTGCAAGTGATACACGGGGCAGGTGCGTACACTCGCTAGTGCTGTCTGCTGCAAGTGATACACGGGGCAGGTGCGTACACTCGCTAGTGCTGCCTGCTGCAAGTGATACACGGGGCAGGTGCGTACACTCGCTAATGCTGCCTGCTGCAAGTGATACACGGGGCAGGTGCGTACACTCGCTAGTGCTGCCTGCTGCAAGTGATACACGGGGCAGGTGCGTACACTCGCTAGTGCTGCCTGCTGCAAGTGATACACGGGGCAGGTGCGTACACTCGCTAGTGCTGCCTGCTGCAAGTGATACACGGGACAGGTGCGTACACTCGCTAGTGCTGCCTGCTGCAAGTGATACACGGGGCAGGTGCGTACACTCGCTAATGCTGCCTGCTGCAAGTGATACACGGGGCAGGTGCGTACACTCGCTAGTGCTGTCTGCTGCAAGTGATACACGGGGCAGGTGCGTACACTCGCTAGTGCTGCCTGCTGCAAGTGATACACGGGGCAGGTGCGTACACTCGCTAGTGCTGCCTGCTGCAAGTGATACACGGGACAGGTGCGTACACTCGCTAGTGCTGCCTGCTGCAAGTGATACACGGGGCAGGTGCGTACACTCGCTAGTGCTGCCTGCTGCAAGTGATACACGGGGCAGGTGCGTACACTCGCTAGTGCTGCCTGCTGCAAGTGATACACGGGGCAGGTGCGTACACTCGCTAGTGCTGCCTGCTGCAAGTGATACACGGGGCAGGTGTGTACACTCGCTAGTGCTGCCTGCTGCAAGTGATACACGGGGCAGGTGCGTACACTCGCTAGTGCTGCCTGCTGCAAGTGATACACGGCAGGTGCGTACACTCGCTAGTGCTGCCTGCTGCTAGTGATACACGGGGCAGGTGCGTACACTCGCTAGTGCTGGCTGCTGCTAGTGATACACGGGGCAGGTGCGTACACTCGCTAGTGCTGGCTGCTGCTAGTGATACACGGGGCAGGTGCGTACACTCGCTAGTGCTGCCTGCTGCAAGTGATACACGGGGCAGGTGCGTACACTCGCTAGTGCTGCCTGCTGCCAGTGATACACAGGGCAGGTGCGTACACTCGCTAGTGCTGCCTGCTGCAAGTGATACACGGGGCAGGTGCGTACACTCGCTAGTGCTGCCTGCTGCAAGTGATACACGGGGCAGGTGCGTACACTCGCTAATGCTGCCTGCTGCAAGTGATACACGGGGCAGGTGCGTACACTCGCTAGTGCTGCCTGCTGCAAGTGATACACGGGGCAGGTGCGTACACTCGCTAGTGCTGCCTGCTGCAAGTGATACACGGGGCAGGTGCGTACACTCGCTAATGCTGCCTGCTGCAAGTGATACACGGGGCAGGTGCGTACACTCGCTAGTGCTGCCTGCTGCCAGTGATACACGGGGTAGGTGCGACACAACCACACGCGACACTAGTGCTGCCCGGGTACAGCTACTCGAGGCTCGAGGGTAGCACGTGTCAtagatacatacctatatgattACACGCATATACACTATTGTATACCACTAAATATCTAATAGAAACTAGGTATACGACACGATGCCTAAATCTCTCAAAACGGATGAGACGTGTGTGCAATGAACATTTAGAATGTCATATTCGACGTAtgtcgacgaccggtttggcctattgggtagtgaccctgcctacgaaattgatggtcccgggttcaaatcctggtaagggcatgtattcgtgtgatgagcatggatatttgttcctgagtcatgggtgttttctatgtatttaagtatttataaatatttatatattatatatatcgttgtcttagtaccctcaatacaagcattattgagcttactgtgggacttagtcaatttgtgtaataatgtcctataatatttatttatttatttatttatattcagatACAGGATATTATTGAGAGTACGCTATGACCCTCTTTATAGATAAAGTGTTCGGCCAGTCgcataggttttacctgtcaGTGCTAcgaatagtgttttttttttatggcctAAAACACAACTAGAGACAAGTAACACCTATGCTTAGCGCCATCTGTACAAACCTTACATACTTAATTCAACGTCATTacctaaattaaatatgtagcATTTTGGaatgtcaacattttatttttatggctgtaaaaTTATCATAGTAATATCAATAGGGATTTGTTCTCACTTGTATTTAACAACTTGATAAATAAAACTGACAGGTATTggctttttatcattaaaaGTATCCAAAATCAAGAAATGTTATATTAAACATATTTGGAAAATTATTATCAAACTATAAAAACTACATTACACTACTTTATGTTAACCTTGTTAAAAGCCTGTTTGTCAAATTTCAGATAAATTCGCTACCCTGGTCGGGCGCGCTCGGCGCATGATCCGTACGTAGCCGCGGCGCCCACATACTAGCTATAATACACGTACGAGATGTAATTaataaaagatatatttaatttggttCATGTTTTAGGCGGACATAGCGCGGGGAtggcgcgggcggcgcgtgTACCTTAGAAATTTGTACACAATACCACACCACGACCGTGTACACGTATATTCAGAATGTACTTGACTATCTGGGGTAAATTAGGATAAGATTGTTTTGTATCTAAATGGCACTGATGCATCACCCCTCGTGCGGCAAGATGCTTCGAAATGGACATGCGACGGCCGCCATTTTTAATACTGAAACCGCCTCGAGGCACCGCACGGcacgaaaatttaatttttttgtcgcTCGAGAGGATAAACAGATACAAAGACTTTATGGTCAGTTGGTATACGGTCGCTGATTTCTTGTGGAGGGTACACACATGTTAATAACTCGTAGTTAGAGagctatttaatatattaaaacgttTACCCTATAGGGTAACTCGCTGCGTGTCCGTACGCGCGCCGCTCGCGTCCGTTTTAGTCTAATCTACAATTTAACagttaattgtataaaatacttggTTAGAAAGCTTCACGGTTCTCAAACTtcacttattatattttaaccACTGAATTTACTTTTACacgctttcattttaaactCTCCGGCCGTAGGGTCGTTCCATCGCTGTCCAAATTGTGGTGAAGGTGCATTTACATTCGTTCACTCACATCATTCGATCGTTCATTGTCATCATAGTGTCAAAAAGAaaccaataaataatatatatgaaaaaatcCGCTTCTCTGGCACACATAtaaccaaaaaaaatataattattataaaaatcaatttattacAATCTGTCAGAATCTATTCTAAAgatgatttagtttttttacctGTTTGACTATTGATTATACCATAATCACACAGGAAcctttactaaaaaataatttattgtatcgAGCTGGATTCTCGACAAGGAATATTAAAACCATTAATGAATTATTATCTTTATGaaacataaatataacatataatttatacaaaaatactaCACGCTGTCATTGTTCTTGAGTATAAATGATTAACTGATCTTTGTCAAATGTCACGGTTTCTGTCACTAAATTAAAATCCCGCTCACTCGCATCACTCATGCCTACTATGATATATCAATTCACCACCGCCCTACACCTACAACGCAATAAAGGTCTACAAACTGGACTTTTGATTATAGCTGGCCAGACtcagaaaataataacaaaaagtccgccatttgtaccttcatgtattgtgcaataaaaattaaataattaaataacagtATATTACAAGTTTCGATCAATCGATGTTTGTTGGTTACCTTTCATTGAAGGGACGAGTACAATGTCAGGATGGCCGTGTCGGACATGGCGAATTATATTTACAACTGGtaatattgatattaaaataatgcTCCTTTAATGTCTGTGCAATATTCTTTTTAGAACGAGACAATAGTTTATATTTAGCGACGTCCCGTGATATAAGatcgttgttaaaaaaaaaatgttttaatggtGTTTTTTTCTGGTCAGCTAAATCAATAGTTTAACGGGTAATATTCTAATGTTGTTCACAAACTCAGTGTTCACTTGCAAATTATAAACCGCATAAAACGTAATTAAGTATTGACAGTTAGAATGGAGCACAACTAGTTTCTGTCTCTCTTACTCTGTACTTTGTCTAGAGAGACAACAACTGTATGTGCCACTCCAGTATTGCGTCGTGTAGGGCGTCGTCACACACATGTGcatagttattttaaattagatttACATCTCAGTTAGGACgttattttatatacctaataaaataatcattggACAAATTTGTTCTATATTACttgtattagtatattttctgtatgattatatatttttaagagaagtgTAACTAGAGGGGTGTTGTGGCAGTTAACTTTAATGTAAAGGTTATTATTTAGCATTCCACTCGCCGCTTGCTTCGCGAGTTTATATACATGGGGGAATTTGGTGGCGCGCCATATGTTCAATGCCAGGGTTCATAAATATTCGATTTTATGGTATCCTTTGATATTGTTAC
Proteins encoded:
- the LOC133518431 gene encoding ras-related protein Rab-5B-like, translating into MATNRSGAARPNGAPQTKVCQFKLVLLGESAVGKSSLVLRFVKGQFHEYQESTIGAAFLTQTVCLDDTTVKFEIWDTAGQERYHSLAPMYYRGAQAAIVVYDITNQDTFGRARNWVKELQRQASPSIVIALAGNKSDLAAKRMVEFEEAQAYADENGLLFMETSAKTAMNVNDIFLAIANKLPKSEGGGGAAAGGARRLNDGEQPRASSCCK